The Corynebacterium sphenisci DSM 44792 genome includes the window GACGGCGCCGGCTCCGCCCCGCCCTCGCAGGCGGCGAGGGCCGTGGAGCCGGCGAGCAGCGTCGCGGCGAGTGCGAGGCGTCCTCGGTGGCGCATGGGGTCCCCTGCCTGCCCGGTGCCGGGCGCGAATTGTCACGATTGAGTCACGGTGAGGCAAAGGTAGCACAGCCGGCCCGGATCCGCGTGGGGCATGAACGATCCTCACCCCGCGGCGCGCCGGATCCGGCGGTGGTGGCCGCCCCACGCCGGCCTGGGGTAGAACACCGGGTGAGGCCCCCGGGGACGTCCCCGGCGGGGCCGGCACCACCCTAGGGACCCGCAGGAGGTTTTCCATGTCCACCTGGGACGCGATCATCCTCGCCGACGATCACGTCGCCGAGCTGCTCGACGACATCGACGCCCTCGACCCGGAGGAGCAGGCCGCGGCGCTGCGCGACGCCTGCCTGCTCGCCGTCGACGAGGCCACCGAGGGGGAGGCCCGCGCCGGGCTGGGCGCGGCCACCATCGCCGCGATCTGGTCCGGGGCGCCGTTCTCCGCGGCCACCCGGGTCGACGAGCACCCGTTCATCCGCGCCGGGATCGGGGACTGCCCGGAGGAGCTGCGCGAGGCCGCCGCCGAGGTCTTCGAGCTGCTCATCCCCGCCCTGGACGCCGAGGAGCAGGAGATGGCCGGGGAGTTCGCGGAGGCCGTGGAATAGCGCCGCCCCCGGCGGCCGCGGCCGCGTGCGGCGGGCTACCCTGGTCGGGTCCGCACCGACGTCGATGGGAAGCACGCTGATGATTGAGCACAAGGTCGCCGATCTCTCGCTGGCCGCCGCAGGCCGCCACCAGATCCGCCTCGCCGAGCACGAGATGCCCGGGCTGATGGCGCTGCGCGAGGAGTACCGGGCCGAACGGCCCCTGGCCGGGGCCCGGATCGCCGGCTCCATCCACATGACCGTGCAGACCGCGGTGCTCATCGAGACCCTGGTCGCCCTCGGCGCCGAGGTGCGCTGGGCCTCCTGCAACATCTACTCCACCCAGGACGAGGCCGCCGCCGCGGTCGTCGTCGGCGAGGGCACCCCCGAGGCCCCCGCGGGGGTGAGCGTCTTCGCCTGGAAGGGCGAGACCCTGGAGGAGTACTGGTGGTGCCTGGAGCGGGTCTTCGACTGGGGCGACCGGCTGCCGAACATGATCCTCGACGACGGCGGCGACGCCACCATGGCGGTGATCCGGGGCGCCCAGTTCGAGGCCGCCGGGCTGGTGCCCCCGGCGGAGGAGGACGACGCCGACGAGTACGTCGCCTTCCTGGACATGCTGCGCCGGGTCGCCGCGGACCGGCCCGGGCTGTGGGGCCGGATCGCGGGGGAGGTGCGCGGGGTCACCGAGGAGACCACCACCGGGGTGCACCGGCTCTACCACTTCGCCGAGGAGGGGCTGCTGCCCTTCCCCGCGATGAACGTCAACGACGCGGTGACCAAGTCGAAGTTCGACAACAAGTACGGCACCCGGCACAGCCTGATCGACGGGCTCAACCGGGGCACCGATATGCTGATCGGCGGCAAGACCGTGCTGGTCTGCGGTTACGGGGACGTGGGCAAGGGCTGCGCGGAGGCGCTGGCCGGGCAGGGCGCCCGGGTGCGGGTCACCGAGGCCGACCCGATCAACGCGCTGCAGGCGCTGATGGACGGCTTCGACGTGACCACCGTGGAGGCCGCGATCGCGGAGGCGGACATCGTGATCACCGCCACCGGCAACCGGGACATCATCACCTTCGAGCACATGCGGCGGATGAAGGACCATGCGGTGCTGGGCAACATCGGCCACTTCGACAACGAGATCGACATGGCCGCGCTGCACCACCGCGCCGACGTCACCCGCACCGAGATCAAGCCGCAGGTCGCCGAGTACTCCTTCCCGCACGACGACGGGGAGACGCGCAGCCTGATCGTGCTCTCCGAGGGGCGGCTGCTGAACCTGGGCAACGCCACCGGGCACCCCTCCTTCGTCATGTCCACCTCCTTCGCCGACCAGACCATCGCCCAGATCGAGCTCTTCACCCGCGGCGCGGAGTACGGCCCCGGGGTGCACCGGCTGCCGAAGATCCTCGACGAGAAGGTCGCCCGGATCCACGTCGAGGCCCTCGGCGGGGAGATGACCGAGCTGACCAAGGAGCAGGCCGCCTACATCGGCGTCGACGTCGCCGGGCCCTACAAGCCCGAGCACTACCGCTACTAGGCCGATGCTGATCGCGATCGAGGGCATCGACGGGGCCGGCAAGAACACCCTCACCACCGCCCTGGCCGGCCGGCTGGGCGCGGCCGGGCGCACCGTCGCCCGGGCCGCCTTCCCCGCCTACGGCGATTCCCTGCCCGCGGATCTCGCCGATGAGGCGCTGCACGGGGGCCTGGGCGATCTCGCCGACTCCGCCTGGGCGATGGCGGTGCTCTTCGCCCTGGACCGGCGGGAGCGCGCGGCCGCGGTGGCCGGGCTCGCCGCCGACCATGACGTGGTGCTGCTGGACCGGTGGGTGGCCTCCAACGCCGCCTACACCTGGGCGCGCACCGGCGACGCGGCCACCCCGGCGCGGATCGCGGAGCTGGAGTTCGACCGGAT containing:
- the ahcY gene encoding adenosylhomocysteinase, which gives rise to MIEHKVADLSLAAAGRHQIRLAEHEMPGLMALREEYRAERPLAGARIAGSIHMTVQTAVLIETLVALGAEVRWASCNIYSTQDEAAAAVVVGEGTPEAPAGVSVFAWKGETLEEYWWCLERVFDWGDRLPNMILDDGGDATMAVIRGAQFEAAGLVPPAEEDDADEYVAFLDMLRRVAADRPGLWGRIAGEVRGVTEETTTGVHRLYHFAEEGLLPFPAMNVNDAVTKSKFDNKYGTRHSLIDGLNRGTDMLIGGKTVLVCGYGDVGKGCAEALAGQGARVRVTEADPINALQALMDGFDVTTVEAAIAEADIVITATGNRDIITFEHMRRMKDHAVLGNIGHFDNEIDMAALHHRADVTRTEIKPQVAEYSFPHDDGETRSLIVLSEGRLLNLGNATGHPSFVMSTSFADQTIAQIELFTRGAEYGPGVHRLPKILDEKVARIHVEALGGEMTELTKEQAAYIGVDVAGPYKPEHYRY
- a CDS encoding dTMP kinase, whose protein sequence is MLIAIEGIDGAGKNTLTTALAGRLGAAGRTVARAAFPAYGDSLPADLADEALHGGLGDLADSAWAMAVLFALDRRERAAAVAGLAADHDVVLLDRWVASNAAYTWARTGDAATPARIAELEFDRIGLPRPDLTVLLAAPAELAERRARGREAADAARTRDRYERDRRLQRDTAAAYERLAAEGFGGPWVRVPADAAPEESARRVLAALTDR